Proteins encoded by one window of Halobaculum halobium:
- a CDS encoding NYN domain-containing protein: protein MGLLDRVFGASAGGDDARGADGPSSAGDGAAGPRGPWRDADGEPARPRGVALFVDGPNVFRDEFDVDFADLRAAAEADGGLVTARLYLDEHATPGLIQAAEANGFQVITTSGDVDVKLAVDVASFAAERRAATVAIASRDTDFKPALEVANEYGLGTLAIAPGSYGRSDALRRSADEAVTLGE, encoded by the coding sequence ATGGGACTGCTGGATCGCGTTTTCGGAGCGAGCGCCGGCGGCGACGACGCTCGCGGCGCAGACGGGCCGTCGTCAGCGGGCGATGGAGCCGCGGGTCCGCGGGGCCCGTGGCGAGACGCCGACGGGGAACCGGCGCGACCGCGGGGCGTCGCGCTGTTCGTCGACGGGCCGAACGTCTTCCGCGATGAGTTCGACGTGGACTTCGCGGATCTGCGCGCGGCCGCCGAGGCCGACGGTGGACTCGTCACCGCGCGGCTGTACCTCGACGAGCACGCCACCCCGGGCCTCATCCAGGCTGCCGAAGCCAACGGCTTTCAGGTGATCACCACCAGCGGCGACGTGGACGTGAAACTCGCCGTCGACGTGGCGTCGTTCGCGGCCGAGCGTCGCGCGGCGACCGTCGCGATCGCCTCCCGCGACACCGATTTCAAGCCCGCGCTGGAGGTCGCCAACGAGTACGGCCTCGGGACGCTCGCGATCGCGCCGGGGAGCTACGGCCGCTCCGACGCGCTCCGGCGGAGCGCGGACGAGGCTGTCACGCTCGGGGAGTAG
- a CDS encoding radical SAM protein, which produces MISKGCEQCSKGGKMVLFVYGYCDQRDCFYCPLGENRKNVTDVYANERLVESDEDVIEEAKRMSALGTSITGGEPQEAMGKTTRYLRLLKEEFGEDHHTHLYTGIPGGRENMRRLSEAGLDEIRFHPPVEQWGDLHGTEWEEILYVAREEGLTPAFEIPGIRAEEEFLEFLDEGAADFCNVNEFEMSDGNYRRMQEQGFELQEGHMSAVDGSKEEILDVMGDHEKVYFCTSVFKDAAQHRNRLKRMARNLQRPFDEVTDDGTLVYGKTYASPERIRDLGVPEEFYTTKSDHVEVAWWLLEEMIDEGDLDDGEVVEQYPTYDGTVVERTPLA; this is translated from the coding sequence ATGATCTCGAAGGGCTGTGAACAGTGCTCCAAGGGCGGGAAGATGGTGCTGTTCGTGTACGGCTACTGCGACCAGCGCGACTGCTTCTACTGTCCGCTCGGGGAGAACCGCAAGAACGTCACGGACGTGTACGCCAACGAGCGCCTCGTCGAGTCCGACGAGGACGTGATCGAGGAGGCCAAGCGGATGTCGGCGTTGGGCACCTCCATCACCGGTGGCGAGCCCCAGGAGGCGATGGGGAAGACGACGCGGTATCTCCGCCTGCTCAAGGAGGAGTTCGGCGAGGACCACCACACGCACCTCTACACCGGGATCCCGGGCGGCCGCGAGAACATGCGCCGCCTGTCGGAGGCGGGCCTCGACGAGATCCGATTTCACCCGCCGGTCGAGCAGTGGGGAGACCTTCACGGCACCGAGTGGGAAGAAATTCTCTACGTCGCCCGCGAGGAGGGCCTGACGCCGGCGTTCGAGATCCCGGGCATCCGCGCGGAGGAGGAGTTCCTGGAGTTCCTCGACGAGGGGGCCGCCGACTTCTGCAACGTCAACGAGTTCGAGATGTCCGACGGGAACTACCGCCGGATGCAAGAGCAGGGCTTCGAGCTGCAGGAGGGCCACATGTCGGCCGTCGACGGCTCGAAAGAGGAGATCTTGGACGTCATGGGCGACCACGAGAAGGTGTACTTCTGCACCTCCGTGTTCAAGGACGCCGCCCAGCACCGCAACCGCCTCAAGCGGATGGCGCGCAACCTCCAGCGCCCGTTCGACGAGGTAACTGACGACGGCACACTCGTGTACGGCAAGACGTACGCGAGCCCAGAACGCATCCGCGATCTCGGGGTTCCAGAGGAGTTCTACACCACGAAGTCCGACCACGTCGAGGTGGCGTGGTGGCTGCTCGAGGAGATGATCGACGAGGGCGATCTCGACGACGGCGAGGTCGTCGAACAGTACCCGACCTACGACGGCACGGTCGTCGAGCGGACGCCGCTGGCGTGA
- a CDS encoding DUF6517 family protein: protein MESTGFEEYRVEPMEITREFTVADQTREVVVTNQVAEYDKAAEILGERIQASLFVALSTPAVEIAEQTFNPVGELSTRELARRMLSQYDGISNLQSDGEETVTVLGTDTTVGLFTADATVTEGVTVEIRLHVSEAVRAGGDFVVTVGAYPTRLSGQADDVRTMMRSVTHDGG from the coding sequence CTGGAATCGACCGGATTCGAGGAGTACCGGGTCGAACCGATGGAGATCACCCGGGAGTTCACCGTCGCCGACCAGACCCGAGAGGTCGTCGTCACCAACCAGGTCGCCGAGTACGACAAAGCCGCGGAGATACTCGGCGAGCGCATCCAGGCGTCGCTGTTCGTCGCGCTGTCGACGCCGGCCGTCGAGATCGCCGAGCAGACGTTCAACCCCGTCGGGGAGTTGAGTACGAGGGAGTTGGCGCGGCGGATGCTCTCCCAGTACGACGGGATCTCCAACCTCCAGTCGGACGGCGAGGAGACCGTCACGGTGCTCGGCACCGACACGACCGTCGGGCTGTTCACGGCCGACGCGACCGTTACCGAGGGAGTCACCGTCGAGATTCGACTGCACGTCTCGGAGGCGGTTCGCGCGGGCGGGGACTTCGTCGTCACGGTCGGCGCGTACCCGACCCGACTGTCGGGACAGGCCGACGACGTCCGAACGATGATGCGCTCGGTCACCCACGACGGGGGGTAG
- a CDS encoding S9 family peptidase has translation MYRRDLRDTELDDLLAAMASADSVVQAAPAPDGDRIAYAKAREGQIDLWVWDGTTDTRLTSGGVAAMRYGRGDPAWFDWHPAGTEVAFVSGDGDLSTVDAETGAVTTLTGYDDPDLSLAYAPGGDDIAVVTDHFSRASLALVAADGSRVEALADDEFLYGDPAVADDGTVYATRAEHRHLFDDEAHLVAVDRDDGGRGQGVRVVFAEEGVRVQNVRPRPDSTEVAFVHDKSGFDAVSVVDGHGPDEDADAAASAGGDPGELYAVEEAEVADPAWSPSGKTLAVTVTRDGRANVHAVDRDGFAEEVTDEDAFHTAPRWRDGDVLTVRDTPHEPATVWNASAGERVTPSAAPDFGARVPFPTTLTYDSDGTEVQAVVYPPADDADDESVPVLVKAHGGPTSFDRFGFDHRAAYLAALGYCVILPNYRGSDGYGRAFRMANDRDWGGGDLHDVIRAVDAADAAFDAVDGDRAGIYGGSGGGLMTVNALGNSGRFAAGAAFYGVYDYETFLDDTDDIGWQLMKRELGDVATDLDNYREASPIRHVEDIEDPLLVLHGEDDARVPISQSEQLCDELETHGKRFEFRRYDGEPHGFGRRENVVDAYTRVADLFAKYLRVDPDDGSSSPHPTDEPDRASN, from the coding sequence GTGTACCGACGAGACCTCCGCGACACCGAACTCGACGACCTGCTGGCCGCGATGGCGAGCGCGGACTCGGTCGTGCAGGCTGCGCCAGCACCGGACGGCGACCGCATCGCCTACGCGAAGGCCCGCGAGGGCCAGATCGATCTGTGGGTGTGGGACGGGACGACCGACACCCGACTGACGAGCGGGGGCGTCGCCGCGATGCGCTACGGCCGGGGCGACCCCGCGTGGTTCGACTGGCACCCGGCGGGCACCGAGGTGGCGTTCGTCTCGGGCGACGGCGACCTCTCGACGGTCGACGCCGAGACCGGTGCGGTGACGACCCTGACTGGCTACGACGACCCGGACCTCAGCCTCGCGTACGCCCCCGGCGGCGACGACATCGCGGTCGTGACCGACCACTTCTCGCGCGCCTCGCTCGCGCTCGTCGCCGCCGACGGTTCGCGGGTCGAGGCGCTCGCCGACGACGAGTTCCTCTACGGCGACCCCGCCGTCGCGGACGACGGGACCGTGTACGCGACTCGCGCCGAGCACCGACACCTGTTCGACGACGAGGCCCATCTCGTCGCCGTCGACCGCGACGACGGCGGCCGCGGACAGGGCGTTCGCGTGGTGTTCGCCGAGGAGGGCGTCCGCGTCCAGAACGTCCGGCCGCGCCCCGACTCCACGGAGGTCGCGTTCGTGCACGACAAGAGCGGCTTCGACGCCGTATCCGTCGTCGACGGCCACGGACCGGACGAGGATGCAGACGCCGCTGCGAGCGCCGGTGGCGACCCCGGAGAGTTGTACGCCGTCGAGGAGGCGGAGGTCGCAGACCCCGCGTGGAGTCCCTCGGGCAAGACGCTCGCCGTGACCGTCACCCGTGACGGCCGCGCGAACGTCCACGCCGTCGACCGCGACGGCTTCGCCGAGGAGGTGACCGACGAGGACGCCTTCCACACGGCGCCCAGGTGGCGCGACGGCGACGTCCTCACCGTCCGCGACACGCCGCACGAGCCCGCGACGGTGTGGAACGCCTCCGCGGGCGAGCGGGTGACGCCGAGCGCCGCGCCAGACTTCGGCGCCCGGGTCCCGTTCCCCACGACGCTCACCTACGACTCCGACGGGACGGAGGTCCAGGCGGTCGTCTACCCGCCGGCCGACGACGCGGACGACGAGTCGGTGCCGGTGCTCGTGAAGGCCCACGGCGGCCCGACCTCCTTCGACCGCTTCGGCTTCGACCACCGCGCGGCCTATCTGGCCGCGCTGGGCTACTGCGTGATCCTCCCGAACTACCGCGGCAGCGACGGCTACGGCCGCGCGTTCCGCATGGCCAACGACCGAGACTGGGGCGGCGGCGACCTCCACGACGTGATCCGCGCGGTCGACGCCGCCGACGCGGCCTTCGACGCGGTCGACGGCGACCGGGCGGGCATCTACGGCGGCTCCGGCGGCGGCCTGATGACGGTGAACGCGCTCGGCAACTCCGGCCGGTTCGCCGCGGGCGCCGCCTTCTACGGCGTCTACGACTACGAGACGTTCCTCGACGACACCGACGACATCGGCTGGCAGCTCATGAAGCGCGAACTGGGCGACGTGGCGACCGACCTCGACAACTACCGCGAGGCGTCGCCGATCCGCCACGTCGAGGACATCGAGGACCCGCTGCTCGTCCTCCACGGCGAGGACGACGCGCGCGTCCCCATCAGCCAGTCAGAGCAGTTGTGCGACGAACTGGAGACGCACGGCAAGCGCTTCGAGTTCCGCCGATACGACGGCGAGCCGCACGGCTTCGGACGACGAGAGAACGTCGTCGACGCGTACACCCGCGTCGCCGACCTCTTCGCGAAGTACCTCCGGGTCGACCCCGACGACGGGAGCAGCAGCCCGCACCCGACCGACGAGCCCGACCGCGCGTCGAACTGA